The following coding sequences are from one Sphingobium sp. Cam5-1 window:
- a CDS encoding DUF1674 domain-containing protein: MGTYNGKRPAHVKPPAHLSKSPPVPAPDPIDHPSRHEEELSPVRYGDWERKGIAIDF, from the coding sequence ATGGGAACATATAACGGCAAGCGTCCCGCGCATGTGAAGCCGCCAGCGCATCTTTCGAAGAGCCCGCCAGTGCCTGCGCCAGACCCGATCGACCACCCCTCACGCCATGAGGAAGAATTGAGCCCCGTCCGCTACGGAGACTGGGAACGCAAGGGAATCGCTATCGATTTTTGA